DNA sequence from the Marinilongibacter aquaticus genome:
AAACTCATCGGCATTATTTCAGATGGCTTCTTCCTCTACGGCAGAAAATGCCATTCCACTGGTACATATCCAACCGATTTGGACGAATCGGGCGGACATACCAGTGCAACGCAACACAATGCCCAAGGCGAATACCATTATCATATTCAAAACGAGCTTTATCTCGGCCAATATTACGTTTTGTTCCCCGGTGAATACCAAGGTACATCCCATGCCATTCAATAGATTATCCATAGTGCTTGCCCTTTGCATATTGAGTTGCCAATCGAAACAAGACCCCAACGCAAACTTGGGCCTTGCACTGCAAGTGCAAGACGACGCACTCGAATTGCAAACCGATAAGGGCCTGGTTTATTACAATAACCGGGCCTTTACGGGTACCGCTTTGTCGTGCTATCCCAATGGCCAAAAAGCGAAAAGCATACACTATAAAAACGGAAAAAAGCACGGGGAATATCAGAAGTGGTATGCCGATGGGCTCCTGAGCTTTTCCGCCCAATATACAGATGGTAAAAAGGACGGAAAAGCCTACACTTGGTGGCCCAATGGGCAATTGCGTTCCGAATCGAACTATACACTTGGCGTGCCCGAGGGCATCCAATTGCAATGGTACAAAAGTGGGGCGAAGTTCAAACGCATAAACCTTGTGGATGGCCGTGAAGACGGCCTACAACAAGCTTGGCGTGAAAATGGAAAAATTTACAACAATTATGAGGCCAGGAACGGACGGATTTTTGGCCTCAAAAGAGCAAACCTTTGTTATGAACTCGAAAATGAAATTGTCCAAAACAATCCAAACCCATAAACTTTTCTTTCTTTGTCTGGTTCTCGCTGCCTGCAGCGAACAAACCGAAGAAAAGGAAAGTCGTATAGAAAGGCTACCTTATTTCAGCGAAGCCACATTTCAGCCGCAGTGGATAAACGAGACTCAAATAGCTGACAGCCTGCATCAAATTCCCGCCTTTGCACTTACCGACCAAGAAGGGCAAACGATCACTGAAAAGACGGTAGAAGGCAAAATTTATGTCGCTGATTTTTTCTTCACCTCTTGTCCGGGAATCTGCCCGAAAATGACCAACAACATGAGTCTTTTGCAAGAAGAATTTGCAGACGACGACGAAGTTTTGCTGCTTTCGCACTCGGTCACACCCAATAAAGACTCGGTGGCTGTGCTGAAAACATACGCCGAGAAAAAGGGCATAATTTCATCGAAATGGCATTTGCTCACGGGCGATCAAAAAGAAATATACGATCTGGGTCGAAAAGCATATTTTGTCGAAGAAGACCTCGGACTTCAGAAAGAAGATGATGATTTCTTACACACGGAAAATTTTGTACTCATAGACCAAAACCGACATATCCGTGGCATTTACAATGGCCTAAACAAATCGTCGATTATGCAGTTAATTGCCGATATTAGGACATTAAAAAAGGATACATGAGTACAAAAACCAAACCGCGTATCACGGGCACACGCTATGTTTTGGCCGTGCAGAATCTGGAGAAATCGGTAGATTTTTATATCAACCAAATGGGCTTTAGAAGCGATTGGTTCGGCGAAGGCTGGCATTTTCTCTCTCGCGACAAATGCATGATTATGCTTGGCGAATGTCCTGATGAACGCCCGGCTTTCGCACTGAACGACCACGCCTATTTTGCCTACATCGAAGTGCAAAACATCCGAGATTTGTATGCCGAATTCTCTGCCAAATCCATTGAAATATTGAGCACACTCGAAGACAAAGCTTGGGGACAAAGAGAATTTGCCCTGCGAACAATTGATGGCCACCGCATTATGCTCGGCGAAACAATTAACAGTTGATTTTCTTAAAAAAATGCTCTTGTGTAACACATGTTACTGGTTGCCCCTGTTTTCTTTCATAGATTTGATTAAGAATTCAAATCACTGAAAAACAGAATATTAAATCAAAATTTAAGCAACAGATCGCTATGAAAAAGAATATGGGTTCAACGGATAAATTCATTCGCATTCTTGTGGCAGCCGCCATCGCGTTTTTATACTTCAGCAACATGATCAGTGGCACAGTAGCCCTTGTTTTATTGGTTTTGGGTGGAATTTTCCTGCTCACCAGTTTAGTCAGTTTTTGCCCACTCTATCTTCCATTCGGAATTAATACTTGCCGAAAGAAGAACTGAGCCAGCTGCTCCGTCACTATTTTCGATGTCAGGTCAATAGTTGAAAACCCTGCTTCCGTTTACCAAAGGAAGTGGGGTTTCTTTCTTGCGAAACGTACTGTGCAAGGCCAAATCCACAATCAAAATACGGGCCAAAGCACATTAACGACAGAAAGCAAAGAAATGTAGACCAAGGCAGTTTCTCAAGACTTTGAAACTTTGATTTAAATCGCCCTTTAACCAAAGGATAATGCCCTTTTCATTCTTTCAAAGCCAAATTCTTTCTTTATTTTTGAGGGTTTCATTTTAATCATATCAACCTAAACCATGTGCAAAAAAACACTGTTGGTCGTGCTCTCCCTGCTCACGACACTATCCTTTGGCTTTGCCCAACAAAAGAAGGTGCTCGTTTTCTCGAAAACGGCGGGCTTTCGCCACTCTTCGATTGAAGCGGGTATCGAGTTCTTCAAAAAATTAGGCCAAAAGGACAATATAGCTTTTACTTTTTCTGAGAATGCCGACGACATCAACGAAAAAAATCTAAAACAATTCAATGCGGTTGTCTTTCTCAACACCACCGGCGATATCCTGAATGGTGTGCAGCAAGCCGATTTCGAACGCTACATTCAAGCGGGCGGTGGGCTAATGGGCATTCACGCGGCCGCCGATACAGAATACGGCTGGCCTTGGTACAATAAACTGATTGGAGGCTGGTTTGCTTCGCACCCCGGCGGAGATGTATCGAATGTACAAAACGGCAAAATGACCGTACACATTCAAGATCACCCCAGCACAAAGCACCTGCCCAAAACTTTTGAAAGAAAGGACGAATTCTACGATTTCAAATCTTTCCAAAAAGACTTGGTGAATGTACTCATCACGGTAGACGAAAAATCGTACAAAAAAGGCAAAATGGGCGATTTTCACCCAATGGCTTGGTATCACGATTACGACGGCGGAAAAGTATTTTACACCAATTTTGGCCATGTAGAATCGACCTTCGAAACGGAAGCCGATATGCAAAAGCATATGGAAGAGGGGCTGAAATCGGTTTTGGCCGATCATTTGGATTACAGCAAATCCCATACCAAACAAGTACCCGAAGAAAATCGCTTTGTAAAAACCACTTTGGCCAGCAATTTGTACGAGCCCACCGAATTGGCCGTAATGCCCAATGGTAAAGTGATTTTGGTCGAACGCCGCGGTGGAGTAAAAGTTTGGCTTCCAGAAAGCAAAACTTTTAAAACCATCAATCAAATGCCTGTTTTCAGCACATACGAATACGGTTTGATGGGAATAGGTTTGGATCCAGACTTTGCCAAAAACAATTACGTATACCTCTATTACACGCCAAATACCGACGTAAAAGAAAACTATTTGTCGCGTTTCGTGTACGATCAAGAAAAGGATCAACTCGACTTATCCTCTGAAGTTGTGGTTTTGACCGTTGGAATAAAGAAAAA
Encoded proteins:
- a CDS encoding VOC family protein, with translation MSTKTKPRITGTRYVLAVQNLEKSVDFYINQMGFRSDWFGEGWHFLSRDKCMIMLGECPDERPAFALNDHAYFAYIEVQNIRDLYAEFSAKSIEILSTLEDKAWGQREFALRTIDGHRIMLGETINS
- a CDS encoding SCO family protein produces the protein MKLSKTIQTHKLFFLCLVLAACSEQTEEKESRIERLPYFSEATFQPQWINETQIADSLHQIPAFALTDQEGQTITEKTVEGKIYVADFFFTSCPGICPKMTNNMSLLQEEFADDDEVLLLSHSVTPNKDSVAVLKTYAEKKGIISSKWHLLTGDQKEIYDLGRKAYFVEEDLGLQKEDDDFLHTENFVLIDQNRHIRGIYNGLNKSSIMQLIADIRTLKKDT
- a CDS encoding toxin-antitoxin system YwqK family antitoxin, which translates into the protein MPFNRLSIVLALCILSCQSKQDPNANLGLALQVQDDALELQTDKGLVYYNNRAFTGTALSCYPNGQKAKSIHYKNGKKHGEYQKWYADGLLSFSAQYTDGKKDGKAYTWWPNGQLRSESNYTLGVPEGIQLQWYKSGAKFKRINLVDGREDGLQQAWRENGKIYNNYEARNGRIFGLKRANLCYELENEIVQNNPNP
- a CDS encoding YgaP family membrane protein, which produces MKKNMGSTDKFIRILVAAAIAFLYFSNMISGTVALVLLVLGGIFLLTSLVSFCPLYLPFGINTCRKKN